A single Thermus thermamylovorans DNA region contains:
- the pyrR gene encoding bifunctional pyr operon transcriptional regulator/uracil phosphoribosyltransferase PyrR: MRFKAELLNAEEMRRALHRIAHEIVEAGKGVEGLALVGIHTRGIPLAERLARYIREFEGKEVPVGLLDITLYRDDLSEIGLRPQVRQTRIPFEITDKAVVLVDDVLYTGRTARAALDALMDLGRPRRIYLAVLIDRGHRELPIRADFVGKNVPTARSEVVKVKLQEVDGEDRVELWEREAL, from the coding sequence GTGCGCTTTAAGGCGGAACTCCTAAACGCCGAGGAGATGCGGCGGGCCCTCCACCGCATCGCCCACGAGATCGTGGAGGCGGGCAAGGGGGTGGAGGGCCTGGCCCTGGTGGGCATCCACACCCGGGGCATCCCCCTGGCGGAGCGCCTCGCCCGCTACATCCGGGAGTTCGAGGGTAAGGAGGTGCCCGTAGGCCTCCTGGACATCACCCTCTACCGGGACGACCTTTCCGAGATCGGCCTGAGGCCTCAGGTGCGCCAGACCCGGATCCCCTTTGAGATCACGGACAAGGCGGTGGTCCTGGTGGACGACGTGCTCTACACGGGCCGCACCGCCCGGGCCGCCCTGGACGCCCTCATGGACCTGGGCCGTCCCCGGCGCATCTACCTCGCGGTCCTCATCGACCGGGGGCACCGGGAACTCCCCATCCGGGCGGACTTCGTGGGCAAAAACGTCCCCACCGCCAGGAGCGAGGTGGTGAAGGTGAAGCTCCAGGAGGTGGACGGGGAGGACCGGGTGGAGCTTTGGGAACGGGAGGCCCTATGA
- a CDS encoding aspartate carbamoyltransferase catalytic subunit: MRHLLDFRGWARTEVESLLDTARVMAEVLERPVKKVPALQGFTVATVFFEPSTRTRLSFELAARRMSADVVSFAAQTSSLQKGESYKDTLLTLEAMGVDAYVIRADAAGVPHQAARWVKGVVVNGGDGRRAHPTQALLDAYTLLEALGSLEGKKIAIVGDLLHSRVARSNVELLPLLGAEVWGAGPPTLLPQGLPGARLTSRLEEALAEADAVMVLRLQKERMEAGLIHLQDYIAHYQVTEARLKKAKPGAPLLHPGPMNRDVELEGTLADSARSLVNRQVHNGVAVRMAVLYHLLVGRER; the protein is encoded by the coding sequence ATGAGGCACCTCCTGGACTTCAGGGGCTGGGCCAGGACCGAGGTGGAAAGCCTCCTGGACACCGCCCGCGTGATGGCCGAGGTCCTGGAGCGCCCGGTGAAGAAGGTGCCTGCGCTTCAGGGCTTCACCGTGGCCACGGTCTTCTTCGAGCCCTCCACCCGCACCCGCCTCTCCTTTGAGCTGGCGGCCAGGCGCATGTCCGCGGACGTGGTCTCCTTCGCCGCCCAGACCAGCAGCCTGCAGAAGGGGGAAAGCTACAAGGACACCCTGCTCACCCTCGAGGCCATGGGGGTGGACGCCTACGTGATCCGGGCCGACGCCGCCGGGGTGCCCCACCAGGCGGCCCGCTGGGTGAAGGGGGTGGTGGTGAACGGGGGGGATGGGCGCCGGGCCCACCCCACCCAGGCCCTCCTGGACGCCTACACCCTCCTGGAGGCCCTGGGGAGCCTGGAGGGGAAGAAGATCGCCATCGTGGGGGACCTCCTCCACTCCCGGGTGGCCCGCTCCAACGTGGAGCTCCTCCCCCTCCTGGGGGCCGAGGTCTGGGGGGCAGGCCCCCCCACCCTCCTCCCGCAAGGCCTTCCCGGGGCCCGGCTCACCTCCCGCCTGGAGGAGGCCCTGGCGGAGGCGGACGCGGTGATGGTCCTGAGGCTCCAGAAGGAGCGCATGGAGGCGGGGCTCATCCACCTTCAGGACTACATCGCCCACTACCAGGTAACGGAAGCGCGGCTCAAAAAGGCCAAGCCGGGGGCCCCCCTCCTCCACCCCGGCCCCATGAACCGGGACGTGGAGCTGGAAGGGACCCTGGCGGACTCGGCCAGGAGCCTGGTGAACCGCCAGGTGCACAACGGGGTGGCGGTGCGCATGGCCGTGCTCTACCACCTTCTGGTGGGGAGGGAAAGGTGA
- a CDS encoding dihydroorotase: MKGDVLIRNVTLVDALGERGPADVLLGEGRILSLEGGEAQRVIEGKGRFLAPGFLDLHAHLREPGQEVKEDLYSGLLAAARGGYTDLVSMPNTTPPVDTPEAVRALREKAEALGLARLHPAAALTQGQEGKTLTEAGLLKEAGASLLTDDGRTNEDAGVLAAGLLQAAAFGLPVAVHAEDASLRRGGVMNDGPLADLLGLPGNPPEAEAARIARDLEVLRYAVRRSQKKPHLHIQHLSTGRALELVREAKRAGLPVTAEATPHHLTLTEEALRGFDPLFKVAPPLRTGEDVEALLEGLLDGTLDAIATDHAPHTQAEKELDLLRAPFGIPSLEVAFPLLYTELHRKRGFPLKRLVELFTDGPRNILGLKPIHLEEGAEASLVLLDPKERPVDPRNFTSKAKFSPWAGWTLGGWPVLTLVEGRIVHEALE, translated from the coding sequence GTGAAGGGAGACGTCCTCATCCGAAACGTCACGCTGGTGGACGCCCTAGGAGAAAGAGGCCCCGCGGACGTCCTCCTGGGGGAAGGGCGGATCCTCTCCCTGGAGGGCGGGGAGGCCCAGAGGGTCATCGAGGGGAAGGGGCGCTTCCTGGCCCCGGGCTTCTTGGACCTGCACGCCCATCTGCGGGAGCCGGGGCAGGAGGTGAAGGAAGACCTCTATAGCGGGCTTCTGGCCGCGGCGCGGGGGGGGTACACGGACCTGGTCTCCATGCCCAACACCACCCCCCCCGTGGACACCCCCGAGGCGGTCCGGGCCCTGCGGGAAAAGGCCGAGGCCCTGGGCCTCGCCCGCCTCCACCCCGCCGCCGCCCTCACCCAGGGGCAGGAGGGGAAGACCCTCACGGAAGCCGGGCTCCTTAAGGAGGCCGGCGCTTCCCTCCTCACCGACGACGGGCGCACCAACGAGGACGCGGGGGTGCTGGCGGCGGGGCTTCTGCAGGCCGCAGCCTTTGGCCTGCCGGTGGCGGTGCACGCGGAGGACGCCTCCTTGCGCCGGGGCGGGGTGATGAACGACGGGCCCCTGGCCGACCTCCTGGGCCTCCCCGGAAACCCCCCGGAGGCGGAGGCGGCCCGCATCGCCCGGGACCTCGAGGTGCTGCGCTACGCCGTGCGCCGGAGCCAAAAGAAACCCCACCTCCACATCCAACACCTCTCCACAGGGCGGGCCCTAGAGCTGGTGCGGGAGGCCAAGCGGGCGGGGCTTCCCGTCACCGCCGAGGCTACCCCTCACCACCTGACCCTCACCGAGGAGGCCCTAAGGGGCTTCGACCCCCTCTTCAAGGTAGCCCCGCCCCTCCGCACCGGGGAGGACGTGGAAGCCCTCCTGGAGGGCCTTCTGGACGGCACCCTGGACGCCATCGCCACCGACCACGCCCCCCACACCCAGGCGGAGAAGGAGCTGGACCTCTTGCGGGCACCCTTTGGGATACCGAGCCTCGAGGTGGCCTTCCCCCTCCTCTACACCGAACTTCACCGGAAGCGGGGCTTTCCCCTAAAGCGCCTGGTGGAACTCTTCACCGACGGTCCCCGAAACATCCTGGGCCTAAAGCCCATCCATCTGGAGGAAGGAGCCGAGGCCAGCCTGGTCCTCCTAGACCCCAAGGAGCGCCCCGTGGACCCCAGGAACTTCACCTCCAAGGCCAAGTTCTCCCCCTGGGCGGGGTGGACCCTGGGGGGGTGGCCCGTCCTCACCCTGGTGGAGGGGCGCATCGTCCACGAGGCGCTAGAATAG
- a CDS encoding Uma2 family endonuclease, with amino-acid sequence MLRKLLEADALGLRLEWVGGLPLWEAAPTYRHQKAIDRIRGSIRPKEGSCPCVHVADVYVRFPDGSYKRPDIALFCREPEELDEAITLLPEAVVEVVSRGYEAKDLEIAPRFYLAQGVKDVVVFDPHTLLVLHLRQDGAWRHVSPVELELLCGCRLTV; translated from the coding sequence GTGCTGCGGAAGCTCCTCGAGGCGGACGCACTCGGCCTGCGCCTGGAATGGGTGGGGGGGCTTCCCCTTTGGGAAGCGGCCCCCACCTACCGCCACCAGAAGGCCATCGACCGCATCCGGGGAAGCATCCGCCCCAAGGAGGGCTCCTGCCCCTGCGTCCACGTGGCCGACGTCTACGTCCGCTTCCCCGACGGCTCCTACAAGCGCCCCGACATCGCCCTCTTCTGCCGGGAACCCGAGGAGCTGGACGAGGCCATCACCCTCCTCCCCGAGGCGGTGGTGGAGGTGGTGAGCCGGGGTTATGAGGCCAAGGACCTGGAGATCGCCCCCCGCTTTTACCTGGCCCAAGGGGTGAAGGACGTGGTGGTCTTCGACCCCCACACCCTCCTCGTCCTCCACCTCCGCCAGGACGGGGCCTGGCGGCATGTCTCCCCCGTGGAGCTGGAACTCCTCTGCGGCTGCCGGCTCACGGTGTAG
- a CDS encoding quinone-dependent dihydroorotate dehydrogenase, producing the protein MHRLLFALDPETAHERTLGLLASWSERGPLLEVPARFLRVEDPRLRVEALGLAFPNPLGLAAGMDKDAKALGAWWALGFGFAEVGTLTPKAQEGNPRPRLFRLVEDHALINRMGFNNGGAEEAARRLKRFRERGLAFPVGVNLGKNRDTPLEGAAEDYLRALRVLEPYGDYFVLNVSSPNTPGLRTLQEGPFLDELLHRLRPATRKPLLLKLAPDLTPEALDQVVALAQKHRLEGLVAVNTTTGREGLQSPLAREAGGLSGRPLKGRALEVLRHLAGAEGLTLVSVGGVEDARDVWERLRLGARLVQVYTGFVYGGPLFPHRVLRDLLRLMEAEGVENLQELWPTP; encoded by the coding sequence ATGCACCGCCTCCTCTTCGCCCTGGACCCCGAAACCGCCCACGAGCGCACCCTGGGCCTCCTCGCCTCCTGGTCCGAGCGGGGGCCCCTCCTGGAGGTGCCCGCCCGTTTCCTGCGGGTGGAGGACCCCAGGCTTCGGGTGGAGGCTTTGGGCCTCGCCTTCCCCAACCCCCTGGGCCTGGCGGCGGGGATGGACAAGGACGCGAAGGCCCTAGGGGCCTGGTGGGCCTTGGGCTTTGGCTTCGCCGAGGTGGGGACCCTTACCCCAAAAGCCCAGGAGGGCAACCCCAGGCCCCGGCTTTTTCGGCTGGTGGAGGACCATGCCCTCATCAACCGTATGGGCTTCAACAACGGGGGGGCGGAGGAGGCGGCCAGGAGGCTTAAGCGCTTCCGCGAAAGGGGCCTTGCCTTCCCCGTGGGGGTGAACCTGGGGAAGAACCGGGACACCCCCTTGGAAGGGGCGGCGGAGGATTACCTTAGGGCCCTGCGGGTCCTGGAGCCTTACGGGGACTATTTCGTCCTCAACGTGAGCTCCCCCAACACCCCGGGGCTTCGCACCCTGCAGGAGGGCCCCTTTTTGGACGAGCTCCTCCACCGCTTGCGCCCGGCCACGAGGAAGCCCCTCCTCCTCAAGCTGGCCCCGGACCTCACCCCGGAGGCTTTGGACCAGGTGGTGGCGCTGGCGCAAAAACACCGCCTGGAGGGCCTGGTGGCGGTGAACACCACCACGGGCCGGGAGGGGCTCCAAAGCCCCCTGGCCCGGGAGGCCGGGGGGCTTTCGGGAAGGCCCCTCAAGGGGCGGGCCCTGGAGGTCTTGCGCCACCTCGCGGGGGCGGAGGGCCTCACCCTGGTGAGCGTGGGGGGGGTGGAGGACGCCCGGGACGTGTGGGAGCGGCTGAGGCTCGGGGCACGCCTGGTGCAGGTCTACACCGGCTTCGTCTACGGGGGGCCCCTCTTCCCCCACCGGGTGCTGAGGGATCTCCTCCGCCTCATGGAGGCCGAGGGGGTGGAGAACCTCCAGGAGCTTTGGCCTACACCGTGA
- the lon gene encoding endopeptidase La, giving the protein MKDALRLELPVLPLRNTVILPHTTTGVDVGRPKSKRAVEEALNADRYLFLVAQKDPEVDDPAPEDLYGVGTLAVVKQAMRLPDGTLQVMVEARHRARLQGYVAAPYLRAVGEVLSEPPLQDASLARVLVGEVQEAFERYLQNHKTLRLDRYQQEAVKSTLDPAVLADLVAHHATWPLEEKQSLLETPEVEERLKKVLALLLRDLERFDLDRKIAARVKEQMDQNQREYYLREQMKAIQRELGGGEDFLTEIEELRERIEKKGLPEGVKEKALKELKRLERMQPGSPEATVSRTYLDWLLEVPWTEADPEVLDIAVTRRVLDEDHYGLKEVKERILEYLAVRQLTQGKEVRGHAPILCFVGPPGVGKTSLGRSIARSMNRRFHRISLGGVRDEAEIRGHRRTYIGALPGKIIQGMRQVGVVNPVFLLDEIDKLSSDWRGDPASALLEVLDPEQNHTFTDHYLDVPYDLAKVFFITTANTLATIPRPLLDRMEVIEIPGYTLLEKRAIARHFRWPFQVREAGLEGRLEITDRAIERIVQEYTREAGVRNLDRELSKVARKAAKDYLESPWEGVRVVDAQDLEAYLGVPKYRPDRAEKAPQVGTAQGLAWTPYGGALLTIEALAVPGTGKINLTGNLGEVMKESAHAALTYLRAHREEWGLPEGFHKDLDLHIHVPEGATPKDGPSAGITIATALASALTGRPVRMDIAMTGEITLRGRVLPIGGVKEKLLAAHQAGILRVVLPKENGPELKEVPEEILKDLEISFVEEVGEVLRLLLLPAAPPPVGPADRPQPGAGA; this is encoded by the coding sequence ATGAAGGACGCCCTGCGCCTGGAACTTCCCGTCCTCCCCTTGCGGAACACCGTGATCCTCCCCCACACCACCACGGGGGTGGACGTGGGCCGCCCCAAGAGCAAGCGGGCGGTGGAGGAGGCCTTAAACGCCGACCGCTACCTCTTCCTGGTGGCCCAGAAGGACCCCGAGGTGGACGACCCCGCGCCCGAGGACCTCTACGGCGTGGGCACCCTGGCGGTGGTCAAGCAGGCCATGCGCCTCCCCGACGGCACCCTGCAGGTGATGGTGGAGGCCAGGCACCGGGCCCGCCTCCAGGGCTACGTGGCCGCCCCCTACCTCCGGGCCGTGGGGGAGGTCCTGTCCGAGCCCCCCTTGCAGGACGCGAGCCTCGCCCGGGTCCTGGTGGGGGAGGTGCAGGAGGCCTTCGAGCGCTACCTGCAGAACCACAAGACCCTGCGCCTGGACCGCTACCAGCAGGAGGCGGTGAAAAGCACCCTGGACCCCGCGGTCCTGGCGGACCTCGTCGCCCACCACGCCACCTGGCCCCTGGAGGAGAAGCAGTCCCTCCTGGAGACCCCGGAGGTGGAGGAGCGCCTCAAGAAGGTGCTGGCCCTCCTCCTGCGCGACCTGGAGCGCTTCGACCTGGACCGGAAGATCGCCGCCCGGGTCAAGGAGCAGATGGACCAGAACCAAAGGGAGTACTACCTCCGGGAGCAGATGAAGGCCATCCAAAGGGAGCTCGGGGGCGGGGAGGACTTCCTCACCGAGATCGAGGAGCTCCGGGAGCGCATCGAGAAGAAGGGCCTGCCCGAGGGGGTCAAGGAGAAGGCCCTCAAGGAACTCAAGCGCCTGGAGCGCATGCAGCCCGGCTCCCCCGAGGCCACGGTGAGCCGGACCTACCTGGACTGGCTCCTGGAGGTCCCCTGGACCGAGGCCGACCCCGAGGTCCTGGACATCGCCGTCACCCGGCGGGTGCTGGACGAGGACCACTACGGCCTCAAGGAGGTGAAGGAGCGCATCCTGGAGTACCTGGCGGTGCGCCAGCTCACCCAGGGGAAGGAGGTCAGGGGCCACGCCCCCATCCTCTGCTTCGTGGGCCCGCCGGGGGTGGGCAAGACCTCCTTGGGAAGGAGCATCGCCCGCAGCATGAACCGCAGGTTCCACCGCATCTCCCTGGGCGGGGTGCGGGACGAGGCGGAAATACGGGGCCACCGCCGCACCTACATCGGGGCCCTGCCCGGCAAGATCATCCAGGGGATGCGGCAGGTGGGGGTGGTGAACCCGGTCTTCCTCCTGGACGAGATCGACAAGCTCTCCTCCGACTGGCGGGGGGATCCGGCCTCGGCCCTTCTGGAGGTCCTGGACCCCGAGCAGAACCACACCTTCACCGACCACTACCTGGACGTGCCCTACGACCTCGCCAAGGTCTTCTTCATCACCACCGCCAACACCCTCGCCACCATCCCCAGGCCCCTCCTGGACCGGATGGAGGTCATCGAGATCCCCGGCTACACCCTGCTGGAGAAGCGCGCCATCGCCCGCCACTTCCGCTGGCCCTTCCAGGTGAGGGAGGCGGGGCTGGAGGGAAGGCTGGAGATCACCGACCGGGCCATCGAGCGCATCGTGCAGGAGTACACCCGGGAGGCCGGGGTGCGCAACCTGGACCGGGAGCTCTCCAAGGTGGCCCGCAAAGCGGCTAAGGACTACCTGGAAAGCCCCTGGGAGGGGGTGCGGGTGGTGGATGCCCAGGACCTCGAGGCCTACCTGGGGGTGCCCAAGTACCGCCCCGACCGGGCGGAGAAAGCCCCCCAGGTAGGCACCGCCCAGGGCCTGGCCTGGACCCCCTACGGGGGCGCCCTCCTCACCATCGAAGCCCTGGCTGTGCCCGGCACGGGCAAGATCAACCTCACCGGCAACCTGGGGGAGGTGATGAAGGAGTCGGCCCACGCCGCCCTCACCTACCTGCGGGCCCACCGGGAGGAGTGGGGCCTGCCCGAGGGCTTCCACAAGGACCTCGACCTCCACATCCACGTACCCGAAGGGGCCACCCCCAAAGACGGCCCCTCCGCGGGCATCACCATCGCCACCGCCCTGGCCAGCGCCCTCACCGGCCGCCCCGTGCGCATGGACATCGCCATGACCGGGGAGATCACCCTGAGGGGCCGGGTCCTCCCCATCGGCGGGGTGAAGGAGAAGCTCCTTGCCGCCCACCAGGCGGGGATCCTCCGGGTGGT